One genomic region from Eremothecium gossypii ATCC 10895 chromosome I, complete sequence encodes:
- the ILV6 gene encoding acetolactate synthase regulatory subunit (Syntenic homolog of Saccharomyces cerevisiae YCL009C (ILV6)) has translation MLRQSIKGIGSGSWIRCNSSSSTAALVYKQLHKHKVKPPVPKFETSSWSANSAVASILYETPAPSREPKKQCVLNCLVQNEPGVLSRVSGTLAAKGFNIDSLVVCSTEVPDLSRMTIVLQGQDAVVEQARRQIEDLVPVYAVLDYTNTDLIKRELLLTRISLLGAEYFEELVARHAGLTEACSDAAENVSADQTFHPSNLPLSELQRMKHEHLNAITNLATNFGGRVVDISESNCVVELSAKPSRISAFLKLIKPYGVLEVARTGMMALPRTPVDDETTNQENMVADASEAVDISQLPPG, from the coding sequence ATGCTTAGACAGTCGATAAAGGGTATCGGAAGTGGTTCATGGATTCGCTGCAACTCGTCGAGTAGTACAGCCGCGCTGGTGTACAAGCAACTGCACAAGCATAAGGTCAAGCCACCGGTGCCCAAATTTGAGACGTCGAGCTGGTCCGCAAACAGTGCCGTCGCGTCGATACTGTATGAAACGCCTGCGCCATCTCGCGAGCCTAAAAAGCAATGCGTGCTGAACTGTCTTGTCCAGAACGAGCCTGGCGTGCTGTCGAGAGTGTCAGGTACGCTTGCTGCCAAGGGCTTCAATATCGACTCCCTCGTGGTGTGCAGCACCGAGGTGCCAGATCTCAGTCGTATGACCATCGTCTTGCAGGGTCAGGATGCCGTTGTCGAACAGGCCAGACGGCAGATTGAGGACTTGGTGCCAGTCTACGCTGTTTTGGACTACACTAACACAGACCTCATCAAGCGCGAGCTGCTACTGACTAGGATATCCCTGCTGGGGGCGGAGTACTTTGAAGAACTCGTCGCGCGGCACGCTGGGCTGACAGAGGCCTGCAGCGATGCGGCAGAGAATGTCAGTGCAGACCAGACGTTCCACCCATCGAACTTGCCGCTATCCGAGCTCCAGCGGATGAAACATGAACATTTGAACGCCATTACCAACCTGGCGACGAACTTTGGCGGCCGGGTCGTAGACATCTCTGAGAGCAACTGCGTCGTGGAGCTGTCCGCCAAGCCCTCGCGTATCTCTGCCTTTTTGAAGCTGATCAAGCCATATGGTGTGTTGGAGGTGGCCCGTACCGGTATGATGGCCCTCCCAAGAACTCCCGTCGACGACGAAACTACAAACCAGGAGAACATGGTTGCAGACGCCAGCGAAGCGGTGGACATTTCCCAGCTGCCTCCCGGCTAA
- the IDP3 gene encoding isocitrate dehydrogenase (NADP(+)) IDP3 (Syntenic homolog of Saccharomyces cerevisiae YLR174W (IDP2) and YNL009W (IDP3)): MGKVKVQQPIVEMDGDEQTRIIWHLIKDQLIFPYLDVDLKYYDLSIENRDATEDRVTVESAEATLKYGVAVKCATITPDEARVEEFGLKEMWKSPNGTIRNILGGTVFREPIIIPRIPRLVPGWNEPIIVGRHAFGDQYKATDVVIPGEGTLKLVFESKDGDKSKNLDLEVFEYPKDGGVAMTMYNTTDSITGFAKSSFELALQRKMPLYSTTKNTILKKYDGKFKDIFEGMYAAEYKEKFEAAGIWYEHRLIDDMVAQMLKSKGGFIIAMKNYDGDVQSDIVAQGFGSLGLMTSVLVSPDGKTFESEAAHGTVTRHYRQHQQGKETSTNSIASIFAWTRGIIHRGKVDGTPDVVKFGELLEKSTLDTVQEDNIMTKDLALILGKTDRASYVTTEEFITAVANRLADGYKRLFCE, encoded by the coding sequence GTGGACTTGAAGTACTACGATCTTTCCATTGAGAACAGGGATGCCACCGAGGACCGCGTGACTGTGGAGTCTGCGGAGGCGACCCTCAAGTACGGCGTTGCCGTCAAGTGTGCGACCATTACCCCGGACGAGGCGCGTGTCGAGGAGTTCGGGCTCAAGGAGATGTGGAAGTCTCCCAACGGGACCATCCGGAACATCCTCGGCGGGACCGTCTTCAGAGAGCCCATTATTATCCCAAGGATCCCCAGACTGGTGCCCGGCTGGAACGAGCCGATCATTGTCGGCAGACACGCGTTTGGGGACCAGTACAAGGCGACCGACGTTGTCATTCCAGGCGAGGGCACGTTGAAGCTGGTCTTTGAAAGCAAGGACGGGGACAAGTCCAAGAATCTTGACCTGGAGGTCTTTGAATACCCCAAGGATGGCGGTGTTGCCATGACCATGTACAACACCACCGACTCGATCACCGGCTTTGCCAAGTCGAGCTTCGAGTTGGCGTTGCAAAGAAAGATGCCGCTATATTCGACAACGAAGAACACGATCTTGAAGAAGTACGACGGCAAGTTTAAGGATATTTTCGAGGGCATGTACGCAGCGGAGTACAAGGAGAAGTTTGAGGCTGCTGGCATCTGGTATGAACACAGACTGATTGACGATATGGTTGCGCAGATGTTGAAGTCCAAGGGCGGCTTCATCATTGCCATGAAGAACTACGATGGTGATGTGCAGTCGGACATCGTCGCCCAGGGCTTCGGGTCTTTGGGTCTCATGACTTCTGTTCTTGTGTCTCCAGATGGAAAGACCTTCGAGAGTGAGGCCGCACATGGCACTGTCACCCGGCACTACAGACAGCACCAGCAGGGCAAGGAAACATCCACCAACTCAATTGCCTCTATTTTTGCCTGGACGCGCGGTATTATACACAGAGGTAAGGTCGACGGTACCCCAGATGTCGTGAAGTTCGGCGAGTTGTTGGAGAAGTCCACCCTGGACACGGTGCAGGAGGACAACATCATGACCAAGGACCTAGCGTTGATTTTGGGCAAGACCGACAGAGCCAGCTATGTTACCACGGAAGAGTTTATCACAGCAGTAGCGAACCGCTTAGCGGATGGCTACAAGCGTCTTTTTTGTGAATAA
- the MRP7 gene encoding mitochondrial 54S ribosomal protein bL27m (Syntenic homolog of Saccharomyces cerevisiae YNL005C (MRP7)), with product MSFWKVATLWQMPLRPSILVQVRTATKRAAGSRTSMKDSAGRRLGPKKTEGQRVEVGQIIMRQRGTRFYPGENVGIGKDHTLFALEPGWVRYYLDPFHTGRKFVGVALYQDMRLPIEHFAPRVRRFGRQLLSGKEAETEEQALPRSVFLAKEKILERAQQRADAREQRRAEFGHILREELGLALDQDAEQLATEYLLRVQTNLKSGFNSADARFNAMYHMEVRMRNTPEKVGQMDLLKKTVASVDAATSFSNKFELGRHISEGERVAWREALHKDLAGLVIRTAEEKQRVVERLKEASKYLSLSEEIHLRRKFLKPVKPETEAVAEAAGKGTVTIKRFNYGTGKVDTIIREKKAFLAKL from the coding sequence ATGTCATTTTGGAAGGTGGCGACCCTTTGGCAGATGCCACTGCGTCCATCGATACTGGTGCAGGTGCGTACAGCCACCAAGCGTGCAGCGGGCTCGCGGACGTCCATGAAAGACTCTGCCGGGCGGCGATTGGGGCCCAAGAAGACCGAGGGACAGAGAGTAGAGGTCGGCCAGATCATCATGCGGCAGCGGGGCACGCGGTTCTACCCGGGCGAGAACGTGGGGATCGGCAAGGACCACACACTGTTTGCGCTGGAGCCGGGCTGGGTGAGGTACTACCTGGACCCGTTCCACACGGGCCGCAAGTTTGTTGGCGTGGCGCTGTACCAGGACATGCGCCTTCCAATAGAGCACTTTGCGCCGCGGGTGCGGCGGTTTGGGCGGCAATTGCTGTCGGGCAAGGAGGCGGAGACGGAAGAACAGGCGCTGCCGCGCAGTGTGTTTCTGGCGAAGGAGAAGATCCTGGAGCGTGCACAGCAGCGCGCAGACGCGCGTGAGCAGCGCCGGGCCGAGTTTGGCCACATTCTGCGCGAGGAGCTGGGGTTAGCACTTGACCAAGACGCCGAGCAGCTTGCGACCGAGTATCTGCTGCGCGTGCAAACTAACCTGAAGAGTGGCTTTAACAGCGCAGACGCGCGGTTCAACGCGATGTACCACATGGAGGTCCGCATGCGCAACACGCCCGAGAAGGTGGGCCAAATGGACCTCCTGAAGAAGACGGTTGCGTCTGTAGATGCCGCGACTTCCTTCAGCAATAAGTTTGAGCTAGGCCGCCACATTTCTGAGGGCGAGCGTGTTGCATGGAGAGAGGCATTACACAAAGATCTGGCCGGCCTGGTAATCAGAACAGCCGAGGAGAAACAGCGCGTGGTCGAACGGTTGAAAGAAGCCTCTAAGTACTTGTCTCTGTCGGAAGAGATCCATCTGCGCCGGAAGTTCTTGAAGCCTGTAAAGCCTGAGACCGAGGCAGTCGCAGAGGCTGCCGGCAAGGGGACTGTCACCATCAAGCGTTTCAATTACGGGACAGGTAAAGTGGACACCATCATTCGGGAAAAGAAAGCTTTCTTAGCCAAGCTGTAG